The genome window AAGATCGATATCGGCTGAGGTGCGTGTTTGGACATGGTAATTGATCTCCTGTAGGCGTCGCTCCTCCATTGCCCCGCCGATCGGGCAACCAAACAGGGTTGTCCCTACCCGACCATGGTCAGGTGCTCGACAATCGGCCCTAGTGCCAAGGCCGGGAAAAAGGTCAGCGCCCCGACGATCATGATAACCAGGGTCAGCCAGAGGGCAAAGGGGACCTTGTCGGTCGGCAGGGTCCCGAGGCTCGGCGGGACATACTTCTTTTCCGCCAGCGACCCGGCCATGGCCAGGATGGAAATGGCCGGGACATAACGACCCAGCAGCATGGCCAGGGAGCCGAGGATGGTATAGAAACCGGTGCTGGCGTTGAGGCCGGCAAAGGCGCTGCCGTTGTTGTTTGCCATCGAGGCAAAGGCATAGAGCACCTCCGTGAGGCCATGAGCTCCAGGATTGGCCATGGAAGAAACAGCAGAGGGGGTGACCATGGCAATGCCCGACATGACCAGCACTGTAACCCCGGCCGTCAGGATCGTCAGTATCGACATCCACATTTCCCGCACCTCGATCTTTTTCCCCAAGTACTCCGGGGTGCGTCCGATCATCAGGCCGGAGACGAAGACCGCTATCACGGCAAAAGCAAGCATGGTATAGAGCCCGGAACCAACGCCGCCGAAGACGATCTCCCCCAGAAGGATCAGGCCCAGGGGGATCATGCCTCCAAGCGGGGTGAGGGAATCGTGCATGGCGTTCACCGCGCCGCAGGAGGTGGCGGTGGTGGCAACGCTAAACAGGGCGCTGCCTGAGACCCCGAAACGGACCTCCTTCCCTTCCATGTTTCCACCCTGGACTCCAAGAACGGAGACTAGCGGGGTACCGGTCGTTTCAGTCCAGTACAGAAGTCCGAATGAGAGAACCAGCAGGAAGAGCATGACCCCGAAGAGCGCCCGTCCCTGGGCGATGTTCCCGACCATCAGGCCGAAGGTAACCGTGAGTCCGGCCGGAATCAACAGGATCAGGAGTATCTCCACGAAATTGGTGAGCGGTGTCGGATTCTCGAAGGGGTGGGCCGAATTGGCGTTGAAAAAGCCGCCGCCATTGGTTCCCAGCTCCTTGATCGCCTCCTGGGATGCCACCGGCCCCATGGGAATCAGGGCATCCTTGACTGTCACGGTTTCCATGACCGGCCTGCCGGCTGCATCCCTGAGCGGGTTGCCATTTCCATCCGACTTCGGTTTTTCAAGGCTTGCGGGCTGAACCAGCGGCACGTTCCGGTAGGCGCCGAAATTCTGGATCACCCCCTGTGAAACCAGGAACAATGCGGCTATGAGTGAAAAAGGGAGCAGGATATACAGAGTGCCGCGCGTCATATCCACCCAGTAGTTGCCGATGACCGTGGTTTTGCGCCGTGCGAAGCCGCGGATCAGGGCAATGGCGACCGCCATGCCGGTGGCTGCAGAGACGAAGTTGTGGACAGTGAGACCGGCCATCTGGGTAAAATAGCTGGCAGCCTGCTCACCGCTGTATGCCTGCCAGTTGGTGTTGGTGACGAAGCTGACAGCCGTGTTGAACGCCAGCTGCCAGGTGAAGCCGGGCATCCGCTGCGGATTGAGCGGCAACAGGTGCTGTAACAGCAGCATGGCAAAGAGTGTTACGCCGAGTACCAGGTTGAACAGAACCATGGACCGGGCATACCGTTGCCAGGTCATCTCATCGTCCGGATCGACCCCGCAGAGTCGATAGAAGAGGCGTTCGCAGGGGCCGATCAGGGGAGTCAGAAGAGTCGGCTCTCCCTGGTAGACCTTCTTCATGAATCCGCCCATGGGCCGGGCAAGCACAACAAGCAACGCCAGCAAAACGAAGGACTGGATGAGATCAGCATAGACTGGCATGGCTTCTCACTTTCTCTCACTGGTACATGGTGCAATTGTAGCGCATTTCATGTAGCTTACGAGCTGCGCGAATCCGGATTTTGAGCCGGAGCACCGGCTACTGCCCGAGTCTGCCGGGAAACCTCAGCCAGATTCCTGATATCCCATCTCTGTGCAA of Geobacter sp. contains these proteins:
- the kdpA gene encoding potassium-transporting ATPase subunit KdpA translates to MPVYADLIQSFVLLALLVVLARPMGGFMKKVYQGEPTLLTPLIGPCERLFYRLCGVDPDDEMTWQRYARSMVLFNLVLGVTLFAMLLLQHLLPLNPQRMPGFTWQLAFNTAVSFVTNTNWQAYSGEQAASYFTQMAGLTVHNFVSAATGMAVAIALIRGFARRKTTVIGNYWVDMTRGTLYILLPFSLIAALFLVSQGVIQNFGAYRNVPLVQPASLEKPKSDGNGNPLRDAAGRPVMETVTVKDALIPMGPVASQEAIKELGTNGGGFFNANSAHPFENPTPLTNFVEILLILLIPAGLTVTFGLMVGNIAQGRALFGVMLFLLVLSFGLLYWTETTGTPLVSVLGVQGGNMEGKEVRFGVSGSALFSVATTATSCGAVNAMHDSLTPLGGMIPLGLILLGEIVFGGVGSGLYTMLAFAVIAVFVSGLMIGRTPEYLGKKIEVREMWMSILTILTAGVTVLVMSGIAMVTPSAVSSMANPGAHGLTEVLYAFASMANNNGSAFAGLNASTGFYTILGSLAMLLGRYVPAISILAMAGSLAEKKYVPPSLGTLPTDKVPFALWLTLVIMIVGALTFFPALALGPIVEHLTMVG